One segment of Mycobacterium spongiae DNA contains the following:
- a CDS encoding PE family protein: MGYVVAAPEMLGAAATDLAAIASTLSTATSAAATPTTNILTAAEDEVSAAIAALFSRHAQTYQAISTQAAAFHAQFVQTLTAGAGAYGAAEAANAASVAEPLLAAINAPVLALTGRPLIGNGANGAPGTGAAGAPGGWLLGNGGAGGSGAAGQNGGAGGAAGLFGSGGAGGAGGSSSGADSGSGGAGGVGGWLWGTGGAGGAGGDVVSGGGVGGAGGAGGAGGLLGSGGTGGVGGRGGGGGAIGGHGGAGGTGGLLAGLIGNGGGDGGDGGVGGATAGVGGAGGNGGLLGAGGAGGDGGFSGGGGTAGNGGGGGDGGLLLGAGGAGGNGGNGGATAAGAGGNGGNAGLLFSSGGSGGAGGDSTVGLGGAGGGGGTAGWLGDGGVGGTGGSSVNGDGGTGGTGGQGGLLFGNGGAGGAGGAAGGTAGNGGNGGNAVLTGNGGNAGIGGTGTTDGATGVGGISGLLIGADGFNAPVSTSPLHTLQQQALAAINEPTQALTGRPLIANGTPGAAGSGAAGTPGGWLLGDGGAGGSAALDSGSPGGAGGTAGLWGAGGTGGTGGSASAGDGGAGGAGGAGGWLSGSGGIGGAGGFTSGANGIGGVGGAGGAGGLLGGGGAGGDGGAGAPGVGGVGGAGGAGGTGGVLAGLVGAGGGDGGTGGFGFAGGGAGGLGGDAGLLGGPGGAGGTGGVGQTGGGAAGGDGGDAGLLFGTGGTGGAGGYSVGGAGGAGGAGGNAGLLGDGGAGGAGGLARAVIVGAGGAGGAGGNAGLLGAGGAGGAGGIARTDPGGDGGTGGTGGQLFGSGGSGGAGGESANATGGGGGIGGGAMLIGNGGNGGNGGTGPTSGSAGAGGTSGLLVGEDGLNGLG; the protein is encoded by the coding sequence ATGGGGTATGTGGTCGCGGCGCCGGAGATGCTGGGCGCCGCCGCAACGGATTTGGCCGCCATCGCCTCGACCCTGAGTACGGCCACCTCGGCCGCAGCCACCCCGACGACGAACATCCTGACCGCCGCCGAAGACGAAGTCTCAGCGGCGATTGCCGCGCTGTTTTCCCGCCACGCCCAGACCTATCAGGCGATCAGCACGCAGGCAGCGGCGTTTCATGCCCAGTTCGTACAAACCTTGACCGCCGGCGCCGGAGCCTATGGGGCCGCCGAGGCCGCCAACGCGGCCTCGGTCGCCGAGCCGCTGCTGGCCGCTATCAATGCGCCGGTTCTGGCGTTGACCGGGCGGCCACTGATCGGCAACGGCGCCAACGGAGCCCCCGGGACCGGAGCCGCTGGCGCTCCAGGCGGGTGGCTTCTGGGCAATGGTGGAGCCGGCGGGTCCGGTGCAGCCGGCCAAAACGGTGGTGCCGGCGGCGCGGCGGGGTTGTTCGGTTCCGGCGGGGCAGGCGGCGCCGGTGGCAGCTCATCGGGAGCAGATAGCGGTTCCGGCGGGGCCGGTGGGGTGGGCGGCTGGCTGTGGGGTACCGGCGGGGCCGGCGGGGCCGGCGGGGACGTGGTGTCTGGCGGCGGGGTCGGCGGAGCGGGCGGGGCCGGCGGCGCGGGCGGGTTGCTGGGATCTGGCGGGACGGGCGGAGTAGGCGGACGTGGCGGCGGTGGCGGCGCGATCGGCGGACACGGCGGGGCCGGCGGAACCGGTGGGCTGCTGGCAGGGCTGATCGGCAATGGCGGAGGCGACGGCGGTGACGGCGGGGTCGGCGGCGCCACCGCTGGGGTCGGCGGGGCCGGCGGCAACGGGGGCCTCCTGGGCGCTGGCGGGGCCGGCGGGGACGGCGGTTTCAGCGGAGGCGGCGGAACGGCCGGGAATGGCGGGGGCGGTGGGGACGGCGGCCTGCTGTTGGGTGCCGGCGGCGCCGGCGGGAATGGCGGAAATGGCGGGGCGACCGCGGCTGGGGCCGGCGGCAATGGCGGCAATGCCGGACTGTTGTTCTCCAGCGGCGGTAGCGGTGGCGCCGGCGGAGACAGCACTGTTGGTCTCGGCGGGGCTGGCGGGGGTGGCGGCACGGCGGGCTGGCTGGGTGACGGCGGCGTCGGCGGAACCGGCGGATCCAGTGTGAATGGCGACGGAGGTACCGGCGGGACCGGCGGCCAGGGCGGTCTGCTGTTCGGTAACGGCGGCGCCGGAGGTGCCGGTGGCGCGGCCGGCGGGACCGCCGGCAACGGCGGGAACGGCGGCAACGCCGTACTCACCGGTAACGGCGGCAACGCCGGCATCGGCGGAACCGGCACGACCGATGGCGCTACCGGAGTCGGCGGCATCAGCGGGCTGCTGATCGGTGCCGACGGATTCAACGCCCCGGTAAGCACCTCACCGCTGCACACCCTGCAACAACAGGCACTGGCCGCGATCAACGAACCGACCCAGGCGCTGACCGGACGCCCACTGATCGCCAACGGCACCCCAGGCGCAGCCGGCAGCGGCGCCGCTGGCACACCCGGTGGCTGGCTGCTCGGCGACGGCGGAGCCGGCGGGTCCGCTGCCCTCGACTCGGGTTCGCCCGGCGGTGCCGGCGGGACCGCTGGGCTCTGGGGTGCTGGTGGCACCGGCGGCACTGGGGGCAGCGCATCGGCGGGTGACGGCGGAGCCGGCGGGGCCGGCGGAGCTGGGGGGTGGCTGTCGGGCAGCGGCGGAATAGGTGGAGCCGGCGGGTTCACCTCGGGCGCCAACGGGATCGGCGGTGTCGGCGGGGCCGGTGGGGCCGGTGGGCTGCTGGGCGGCGGCGGTGCCGGCGGAGACGGCGGCGCGGGCGCTCCCGGCGTCGGCGGGGTCGGCGGAGCCGGTGGCGCCGGCGGTACCGGCGGAGTATTGGCCGGTCTGGTCGGTGCCGGCGGCGGCGACGGCGGCACCGGCGGGTTCGGTTTCGCCGGCGGCGGCGCGGGTGGCCTTGGCGGCGATGCCGGGCTGCTGGGCGGCCCCGGCGGGGCCGGCGGCACGGGCGGAGTCGGCCAAACTGGCGGCGGAGCTGCGGGCGGCGACGGCGGCGATGCCGGGCTGTTGTTCGGCACCGGGGGCACCGGGGGCGCCGGCGGATACAGCGTCGGTGGCGCCGGGGGTGCCGGCGGGGCCGGCGGCAACGCCGGCTTGCTGGGCGATGGCGGCGCCGGTGGCGCCGGCGGCCTCGCCCGTGCAGTCATTGTCGGGGCTGGCGGGGCCGGCGGGGCCGGCGGCAACGCCGGCTTGTTGGGTGCTGGCGGGGCCGGCGGGGCCGGCGGCATCGCTCGTACTGACCCCGGCGGTGACGGCGGGACCGGAGGAACCGGTGGCCAGCTGTTCGGTTCCGGCGGTTCCGGCGGCGCCGGCGGAGAATCTGCCAACGCTACCGGCGGGGGTGGCGGGATCGGCGGCGGCGCCATGCTGATTGGCAACGGCGGGAACGGCGGGAACGGGGGAACCGGGCCGACCTCGGGCAGCGCCGGCGCTGGCGGCACCAGCGGGCTGCTGGTGGGCGAAGACGGGCTCAACGGCCTGGGGTAG
- the car gene encoding carboxylic acid reductase, which translates to MEISPEERLARRIEDLYLNDPQFAAAKPSDAISEAIDRPDVSLSQIIRTVMEGYADRPALGQRVTHLITDPDTGRTTRELLPEFETLTYAELWDRAGGFATALSADHSVRPGDRVCVLGFNSVDYTTIDIALIQLGAVSVPLQTSAPAAGLRPIVAETEPSVIAASIDNLADGVELILTGHAPRRLVVFDYHPEVDTQREALAAARSRLDASAVLIETLDDLVERGQSLAPSAATPRTDVGATAVAEDGSEDPLALLIYTSGSTGAPKGAIYPQSRVTTFWRNSTSWFDPTACPSIGLNFMPMSHVMGRQMLYATLSHGGTAYFVAKSDLSTLFEDLALVRPTELCFVPRIWDMVFAEFQNEFDRRLSDGDDRSMLEEQVKEHLRNGLLGGRFVTALTGSAPISQDMKAWVESLLDDVHLVEGYGSTEAGMILIDDEVRQPAVIDYKLVDVPDLGYFRTDQPFPRGELLVKTQSMFPGYYKRPEITADVFDADGFYRTGDVMAEVGPEQFVYLDRRNNVLKLSQGEFVTVSKLEAVFGDSPLVEQIFVYGNSARAYLLAVIVPTAEALARSSAEELKPLLADSLQEVAKAAGLQSYEIPRDFIIETTCWTMENGLLTGIRKLARPQLKKFFGERLEQLYTDLADSQANELRNLRHSGADAPVLETLGRAAAALLGSASSDLRPEAHFTDLGGDSLSALSFATLLHEIFDIDVPVGVIVSPATDLRALAAYIEAAREPGSARPTFASVHQAAGGHATEVHASDLTLDKFIDAATLAAAPNLPAASSHVRTVLLTGATGFLGRYLALEWLQHMDLVDGKLICLVRASSDEQARARLDQTFDSGDPELLQHYDNLAADHLEVLAGDKGEADLGLDRATWQRLADTVDLIVDPAALVNHVLPYRQLFGPNVLGTAELLRLALTTKVKPYTYTSTIGVADQIPPSAFTEDADIRAISATRRIDDNYANGYGNSKWAGEVLLREAHDLCGLPVTVFRCDMILADTTYAGQLNVPDMFTRMMLSLVATGIAPGSFYELDAAGNRQRAHYDGLPVEFIAEAISTLGAQIGDGFATYHVMNPYDDGIGLDEFVDWLIDPAVAGCSIQRIADYGDWLTRFETTLRALPERQRHASLLPLLHNYRTPEKPVRGSVAPTARFRRAVQDAKIGPDKDIPHLSPPIIAKYVSDLRLLGLL; encoded by the coding sequence ATGGAAATCAGCCCCGAGGAGCGGCTTGCCCGCCGCATCGAGGACCTCTACCTCAACGACCCACAGTTCGCCGCCGCCAAGCCCAGCGACGCCATCTCCGAAGCGATCGACCGACCCGACGTCTCGCTATCGCAGATCATCCGCACGGTCATGGAGGGATACGCCGATCGCCCGGCGCTCGGCCAGCGCGTGACCCACCTGATCACCGACCCCGACACCGGTCGCACGACACGTGAGCTGCTGCCCGAATTCGAGACGCTCACCTACGCCGAACTTTGGGACCGTGCGGGCGGATTCGCCACGGCGCTGAGCGCCGATCATTCGGTACGTCCCGGCGACCGGGTTTGTGTGCTGGGTTTCAACAGCGTCGACTACACGACCATCGACATCGCGCTGATCCAGCTCGGCGCCGTGTCAGTTCCCCTGCAGACCAGCGCACCCGCGGCCGGGCTGCGGCCCATCGTCGCCGAGACCGAGCCGAGCGTGATCGCGGCGAGCATCGACAATCTTGCCGACGGCGTCGAACTGATACTGACCGGCCATGCGCCGCGACGGCTGGTCGTTTTCGACTACCACCCGGAGGTCGACACGCAGCGCGAAGCTCTGGCCGCCGCCCGATCTCGTCTCGACGCCAGCGCGGTTCTCATCGAGACCCTTGACGACCTGGTCGAGCGCGGGCAGTCTCTTGCCCCTAGTGCGGCGACGCCCCGAACCGACGTCGGTGCGACCGCCGTTGCCGAGGACGGCTCCGAGGACCCGCTGGCCCTGCTGATCTACACCTCCGGAAGTACCGGTGCTCCTAAAGGAGCGATCTACCCCCAAAGCCGGGTGACGACCTTCTGGCGCAACTCGACCTCCTGGTTCGACCCAACGGCGTGCCCGTCGATCGGCCTCAACTTCATGCCGATGAGTCACGTCATGGGCCGCCAAATGCTCTACGCGACACTCTCCCACGGCGGCACCGCGTACTTCGTGGCTAAGAGCGACCTGTCGACGCTGTTTGAGGACCTCGCTTTGGTGCGGCCCACCGAATTGTGCTTCGTGCCCCGCATCTGGGACATGGTGTTCGCCGAGTTCCAGAACGAATTCGATCGGCGGCTATCCGATGGCGACGATCGCTCGATGCTGGAAGAACAGGTGAAAGAACACCTGCGAAACGGCCTGCTGGGCGGACGATTCGTTACCGCGCTGACCGGTTCCGCGCCGATCTCACAGGACATGAAGGCGTGGGTCGAGTCACTGCTGGACGACGTGCATCTGGTGGAGGGCTATGGCTCCACCGAAGCCGGGATGATCCTGATCGACGACGAGGTGCGCCAGCCAGCGGTGATCGACTACAAGCTGGTCGACGTGCCGGACCTGGGCTACTTTCGCACTGACCAGCCCTTCCCGCGGGGTGAGCTGCTGGTCAAGACGCAAAGCATGTTCCCGGGCTATTACAAGCGCCCCGAAATCACCGCCGACGTCTTCGACGCCGACGGCTTCTACCGCACTGGCGACGTCATGGCCGAGGTCGGCCCCGAACAGTTCGTCTACCTCGACCGCCGCAACAATGTGCTGAAGCTGTCCCAAGGCGAGTTCGTCACCGTCTCCAAACTCGAGGCGGTGTTCGGCGACAGCCCGTTGGTCGAGCAGATCTTCGTCTACGGCAACAGCGCTCGCGCATACCTGCTAGCGGTGATTGTCCCCACCGCGGAAGCCTTGGCCCGATCCAGCGCCGAGGAGCTCAAACCGCTACTCGCAGACTCCCTGCAGGAGGTCGCCAAGGCGGCCGGGCTGCAGTCCTATGAGATCCCGCGCGACTTCATCATCGAAACGACATGCTGGACGATGGAGAACGGACTGCTCACCGGAATCCGCAAGCTGGCGCGGCCACAGTTGAAGAAGTTCTTCGGCGAGCGGCTGGAGCAGCTCTACACCGACTTGGCGGACAGCCAGGCCAACGAGCTGCGCAACCTGCGTCACAGCGGCGCCGATGCTCCAGTGCTGGAAACGTTGGGCCGCGCGGCGGCTGCGCTGCTAGGCAGCGCCAGCTCGGATCTGCGCCCCGAGGCGCACTTCACCGACCTGGGCGGCGACTCGCTGTCGGCGCTGTCCTTCGCCACCTTGCTGCACGAGATATTCGATATCGACGTGCCAGTGGGTGTCATCGTCAGCCCCGCGACCGACCTGCGGGCACTGGCCGCCTACATCGAAGCGGCCCGCGAGCCGGGTAGCGCGCGGCCCACGTTCGCATCTGTCCACCAGGCCGCAGGCGGGCACGCCACCGAGGTGCACGCCAGCGATCTCACCTTGGACAAGTTCATCGACGCGGCCACGCTGGCGGCCGCGCCGAACCTGCCCGCTGCCAGCTCCCACGTGCGAACGGTGTTGCTGACCGGCGCCACCGGCTTCCTAGGTCGCTACCTGGCGCTGGAGTGGTTGCAGCACATGGACCTCGTCGACGGCAAACTGATCTGCCTAGTGCGGGCCAGCTCCGACGAGCAAGCGCGAGCCCGTCTGGACCAGACGTTCGACAGCGGTGACCCCGAGCTGCTGCAGCACTACGACAACCTGGCCGCCGACCACCTCGAGGTGCTGGCCGGCGACAAGGGCGAAGCTGACCTCGGCTTGGACCGCGCGACCTGGCAACGGCTGGCCGACACGGTTGACCTGATCGTCGACCCGGCCGCCCTGGTCAACCACGTCCTGCCGTACAGGCAGCTGTTCGGCCCGAACGTGCTGGGCACCGCCGAGTTGCTGCGACTGGCGCTCACCACGAAGGTCAAGCCCTACACCTACACCTCGACGATCGGCGTCGCCGACCAGATCCCCCCGTCAGCGTTCACCGAGGACGCCGACATCAGGGCCATCAGCGCAACCCGCAGGATCGACGACAACTACGCCAACGGCTACGGCAACAGCAAGTGGGCCGGCGAGGTGCTGCTGCGCGAGGCCCACGACCTCTGCGGCCTGCCGGTTACGGTGTTTCGCTGCGACATGATCCTAGCCGATACCACCTATGCGGGTCAGCTCAACGTGCCGGACATGTTCACCCGGATGATGCTGAGCCTGGTGGCCACGGGCATCGCACCGGGCTCGTTCTACGAGCTGGACGCGGCGGGCAACCGGCAACGCGCGCACTACGACGGCCTTCCCGTCGAGTTCATCGCCGAGGCAATCTCGACACTCGGCGCCCAGATCGGGGACGGGTTCGCCACCTACCACGTGATGAACCCCTATGACGACGGCATCGGACTCGACGAATTCGTCGACTGGTTGATCGACCCCGCCGTCGCCGGGTGCTCGATCCAGCGGATCGCCGACTACGGTGACTGGCTGACGCGCTTCGAGACCACCCTGCGCGCCCTGCCGGAACGGCAGCGCCATGCGTCGTTGTTGCCGCTGTTACACAACTACCGCACGCCGGAGAAGCCGGTGCGCGGGTCGGTGGCTCCCACAGCGCGGTTCCGCAGGGCCGTGCAGGACGCGAAGATCGGTCCGGACAAGGACATTCCGCACCTCTCGCCGCCGATCATCGCCAAGTACGTCAGCGATCTGCGCCTGCTCGGACTGTTGTGA
- a CDS encoding alpha/beta fold hydrolase produces the protein MTALSTSNERLPDGRTIAYTEVGDPAGDPVFYLHGGPGSRLEAALFHDAASRHGLRLIAIDRPGMGQSTYLGDRTLLDCPRDLSDLADALGLRRFGVIGWSGGGAHATVCAYALSERLTCCLSLAGYTNWAELPDAARMLRFAADRMAVTLAGWWPPLVRTFFWMMKHSARRMPNALIRSLRSTACPADRAILADPEFVDVLIRDQREAFRQGSRGPTTDALVHYRDWGYRLAETRNRVHVFHGTDDTQVPIAYGRHLAANLPNVVLHELAGEGHLFPVTHQDLIFATARSEL, from the coding sequence GTGACAGCCCTCTCCACCTCGAACGAGCGCTTGCCCGATGGGCGGACGATCGCCTACACCGAGGTGGGTGATCCCGCCGGCGACCCGGTCTTCTACCTGCACGGTGGGCCCGGATCGCGGCTGGAGGCGGCGCTGTTCCACGACGCCGCCTCACGGCACGGATTGCGACTCATCGCGATCGACCGCCCCGGCATGGGGCAGTCGACATATCTTGGCGACCGAACGTTGCTCGATTGCCCGCGAGACCTGTCGGATCTTGCCGACGCCCTCGGACTGCGGCGTTTCGGGGTGATCGGCTGGTCTGGCGGCGGTGCCCATGCCACCGTATGCGCCTACGCTCTCTCCGAACGCCTGACCTGCTGTCTGAGTCTGGCCGGCTACACCAACTGGGCCGAGCTGCCGGACGCAGCCCGCATGCTGCGCTTTGCCGCTGATCGGATGGCGGTGACTCTTGCCGGATGGTGGCCGCCCCTGGTGCGGACGTTCTTCTGGATGATGAAGCACAGCGCTCGGCGGATGCCTAACGCCCTGATCCGATCGCTACGTTCGACAGCGTGCCCGGCCGACCGCGCCATCCTCGCCGATCCGGAGTTTGTCGACGTATTGATCCGCGACCAGCGTGAGGCTTTTCGGCAGGGCAGTCGCGGTCCGACGACCGACGCCCTTGTCCACTACCGCGACTGGGGTTATCGCCTGGCAGAGACCCGAAACAGGGTTCATGTATTCCATGGCACCGACGACACGCAGGTACCCATCGCTTACGGGCGTCATCTTGCCGCCAACCTGCCCAACGTCGTGCTGCACGAGCTTGCGGGCGAGGGTCACCTGTTCCCGGTCACCCATCAGGACTTGATCTTCGCCACCGCCAGATCGGAGCTGTGA
- a CDS encoding SRPBCC family protein: MSRPALSIHETIAAAPDEVWAALTDWDNAHLWMPGIEWMRAHGDTAAGTVIGFRARGRDREAVIASLHPGRSLVLRSTQGGVTADYHYELRHIDDHTTRVGLRATCRTQGPVWAALSPVLRLAMRRADRCQLARLKLVAEAGAR; this comes from the coding sequence TTGAGCCGACCCGCGCTATCTATCCACGAGACCATCGCGGCCGCGCCCGACGAAGTCTGGGCCGCGCTGACCGACTGGGACAACGCCCATCTGTGGATGCCCGGCATCGAGTGGATGCGAGCCCACGGTGACACCGCGGCCGGCACCGTGATTGGCTTCCGCGCCCGTGGCCGAGACCGAGAGGCGGTCATCGCCAGCCTCCACCCGGGCCGTTCGCTTGTCCTACGCTCCACGCAGGGTGGTGTCACCGCCGACTACCACTACGAGCTGCGCCACATCGATGACCACACCACCAGAGTGGGTCTGCGGGCAACGTGCCGAACCCAGGGGCCGGTGTGGGCAGCGTTGTCGCCGGTGCTGCGGCTCGCGATGCGCCGCGCTGACCGCTGTCAGCTCGCACGGCTCAAGCTCGTGGCCGAGGCCGGCGCACGGTGA
- a CDS encoding helix-turn-helix domain-containing protein, producing the protein MFEFRKRTPDPPLSRVVASLWCARGTVPYTREKIAPTGSTVAVMVLGDPIIQVPDNGAGEALVAERGLLVGPHDRPVVNEPTGETHAVGIVTTPIGCEAVFGIRPAEIRGRVVDLEGTWPPARSLRTAIAARTEPEGKLDVVERHLADAVGLDSQDSELERWESAVALISADPSRPIAQVAEAVGLSHGHLDRGFTRVVGLSPRSLARLLRMRRLLDGINSHRRVPWTDLAAELGWFDQSHLIRDFKRHTGVTPSAYLAAQRNHLPPDDADTAGFVPER; encoded by the coding sequence GTGTTCGAGTTCCGGAAGAGGACGCCGGATCCACCGCTGAGCCGTGTGGTTGCGTCACTGTGGTGCGCGCGGGGGACGGTGCCCTACACGCGCGAAAAGATCGCGCCCACCGGGTCGACCGTGGCGGTCATGGTGTTGGGCGATCCGATCATCCAGGTGCCGGACAACGGCGCTGGCGAGGCGCTGGTGGCCGAGCGGGGGTTGTTGGTTGGGCCGCATGACCGACCGGTGGTCAATGAGCCGACTGGCGAAACGCACGCGGTTGGCATCGTCACGACACCCATTGGCTGCGAAGCCGTGTTCGGGATTCGTCCCGCGGAAATTCGCGGCCGCGTCGTCGACCTGGAAGGCACGTGGCCACCGGCGCGATCGCTGCGGACAGCGATCGCCGCCCGAACCGAACCGGAGGGCAAACTCGACGTCGTTGAACGGCATCTCGCTGACGCCGTTGGCCTTGATAGCCAGGACAGCGAGCTCGAGCGGTGGGAGTCCGCGGTCGCACTCATCTCCGCCGACCCGAGTCGGCCAATCGCGCAGGTTGCCGAGGCAGTGGGCTTGTCGCATGGGCATCTCGACCGCGGATTCACGCGGGTCGTAGGGCTGAGTCCGCGATCGCTGGCTCGGCTGTTGCGGATGCGTCGGCTCTTGGACGGCATCAACAGCCACCGGCGAGTTCCCTGGACCGACCTCGCCGCCGAATTGGGATGGTTCGACCAGTCGCATCTCATCCGCGACTTCAAGCGGCACACCGGCGTGACGCCGTCGGCATACCTTGCCGCCCAGCGGAATCACTTACCGCCCGACGATGCCGACACCGCTGGTTTTGTCCCAGAACGCTAG
- the gabT gene encoding 4-aminobutyrate--2-oxoglutarate transaminase → MASLEQSRHLVTDIPGPASLALTQRRVAAVSHGVGVTMPVFAARAGGGIVEDVDGNRLIDLGSGIAVTTIGNAAPRVVDAVRAQVAELTHTCFMVTPYEGYVAVAEELNRITPGSGEKRSVLFNSGAEAVENAVKIARSYTGKPAVVAFDHAYHGRTNMTMALTAKSMPYKSGFGPFAPEIYRAPLSYPYRDGLLDKEMATDGELAGARALRVIDQQVGAKNLAAVIIEPIQGEGGFIVPADGFLATLLDWCRKNDVVFVADEVQTGFARTGAMFACEHDGIEPDLICTAKGIADGLPLSAVTGRAEVMDAPHVSGLGGTYGGNPIACAAALATIETIEADGLIERAQQMERLIMDRLLRLQASDDRIGDVRGRGAMIAVELVKSGTTEPDAQLAGKLSKAAHAAGVIVLACGMFGNIIRLLPPLTISDELLIEGLDIVCESFGDV, encoded by the coding sequence GTGGCCAGCCTCGAGCAGAGTCGCCACCTGGTCACAGACATTCCTGGTCCGGCGTCGCTGGCATTGACTCAACGCCGCGTCGCGGCAGTGTCGCACGGGGTCGGGGTCACGATGCCGGTGTTCGCGGCCCGCGCCGGCGGCGGCATCGTCGAGGACGTCGACGGCAACCGGCTGATAGACCTGGGTTCGGGCATCGCCGTCACAACGATCGGCAATGCGGCTCCCCGCGTCGTCGACGCGGTGCGTGCGCAGGTAGCCGAACTCACTCACACCTGCTTCATGGTGACGCCGTACGAGGGATACGTCGCCGTTGCCGAAGAGCTCAATCGGATCACCCCAGGGTCGGGCGAGAAGCGCTCGGTGCTGTTCAACTCCGGGGCCGAGGCAGTCGAGAATGCGGTCAAAATAGCCCGCTCCTACACCGGCAAGCCCGCCGTGGTCGCGTTCGACCATGCCTACCATGGCCGGACCAACATGACGATGGCGCTCACGGCCAAGTCGATGCCGTACAAGAGCGGCTTCGGCCCGTTCGCTCCGGAGATCTACCGGGCACCGCTGTCGTATCCCTACCGAGACGGGCTGCTGGACAAGGAGATGGCCACTGACGGTGAATTGGCCGGCGCTCGAGCGCTGCGCGTCATCGATCAGCAAGTCGGCGCAAAAAACCTGGCGGCCGTCATCATCGAGCCCATCCAGGGTGAAGGCGGTTTCATTGTGCCGGCCGACGGGTTCCTGGCCACGCTTCTGGATTGGTGCCGCAAGAACGACGTGGTGTTCGTCGCCGACGAAGTGCAAACGGGGTTTGCACGCACCGGAGCGATGTTCGCCTGCGAGCACGACGGCATCGAGCCCGACCTGATCTGCACTGCGAAGGGCATCGCTGACGGATTACCGCTGTCAGCAGTGACCGGCCGCGCCGAGGTCATGGACGCCCCTCACGTCAGCGGCCTAGGCGGGACGTACGGCGGCAACCCGATCGCCTGCGCGGCAGCCCTGGCCACTATCGAGACGATTGAGGCCGATGGCCTTATCGAGCGAGCCCAGCAGATGGAACGTCTGATTATGGACCGACTGCTGCGCCTGCAGGCCAGCGACGATCGGATCGGCGACGTGCGTGGCCGGGGCGCCATGATCGCCGTGGAACTAGTGAAGTCCGGAACCACCGAGCCTGACGCACAATTGGCGGGGAAACTTTCCAAAGCGGCCCACGCCGCCGGCGTCATCGTCTTGGCGTGCGGCATGTTCGGCAACATCATCCGACTACTGCCGCCCCTGACCATCAGCGACGAACTGCTGATCGAAGGGCTCGACATCGTGTGCGAGTCCTTCGGCGACGTGTAG
- the yajC gene encoding preprotein translocase subunit YajC: protein MESLVLFLPFLLIMGGFMYFASRRQRRAMQATIDLHESLQPGERVHTTSGLQATIVAIADDTVDLEIAPGVVTTWMKLAVRDRIVPDFDEDDTDTHEVDGSDGSDGFVFLDGTDDESRVAKDS from the coding sequence ATGGAGAGTTTGGTTTTGTTTCTGCCGTTCCTGCTCATCATGGGTGGGTTCATGTACTTCGCGTCGCGCCGCCAGCGGCGCGCCATGCAAGCCACAATTGACCTGCACGAATCCTTGCAGCCTGGTGAGCGCGTGCACACCACTTCCGGTCTGCAAGCCACCATCGTCGCCATCGCCGACGACACTGTCGACCTCGAGATCGCGCCCGGCGTCGTGACCACGTGGATGAAGCTGGCGGTACGCGACCGGATCGTGCCGGACTTCGATGAAGACGACACCGATACACACGAAGTCGACGGCTCCGACGGCTCCGACGGCTTTGTCTTTCTGGACGGCACCGACGACGAGAGCCGGGTGGCCAAGGATTCCTGA